A single region of the Salipaludibacillus sp. LMS25 genome encodes:
- a CDS encoding manganese catalase family protein, which translates to MFFHMKELQYEAKPSKPDPIFANQLQEILGGQFGEISVALQYLFQGWNSRTTDKYRDLLMDVGTEELAHVEMLATMIARLLDKAPLADLEKAAENPVTAAILGGMNPQHAIVSGLGALPADSAGNSWTADYIGASGNLLADFRANLTAESQGRLQAVRLYEATTDSGVKDMLAFLIARDTMHQNMWKAAIAEIEAQENIVVPSTFPRELENQYVSYDFYNLSAGDESKKGRWAKGASMDNKGEFNYVSPAPAYGDAPKLKPAPPYMHNTPPTTRAD; encoded by the coding sequence ATGTTTTTTCATATGAAAGAGCTCCAATACGAAGCGAAGCCATCAAAACCTGATCCCATATTTGCCAATCAGCTTCAAGAAATACTCGGTGGACAATTCGGTGAAATTTCTGTGGCGCTCCAATATTTGTTTCAAGGATGGAACAGTAGAACGACTGATAAATACCGTGATTTATTGATGGACGTAGGGACAGAGGAATTAGCTCATGTGGAAATGCTCGCCACGATGATCGCCCGTCTTCTTGATAAAGCCCCTCTTGCAGATCTTGAGAAAGCAGCCGAAAATCCCGTGACAGCTGCCATACTAGGTGGTATGAACCCTCAACATGCGATTGTATCAGGTTTAGGAGCATTACCTGCTGATAGCGCTGGGAATAGTTGGACGGCGGATTATATTGGGGCAAGCGGAAATCTACTCGCCGATTTCCGAGCAAATTTAACCGCGGAATCTCAAGGTCGCCTTCAAGCTGTTAGACTTTATGAAGCGACAACAGATTCTGGTGTTAAAGATATGCTCGCCTTTCTAATCGCAAGAGATACGATGCATCAAAATATGTGGAAAGCGGCTATCGCTGAAATAGAAGCTCAAGAGAATATCGTCGTACCGAGTACGTTCCCTAGAGAATTAGAAAACCAGTATGTGTCGTATGATTTTTATAACCTTTCAGCAGGGGATGAAAGTAAAAAAGGGCGATGGGCTAAGGGGGCTAGTATGGATAACAAGGGAGAGTTTAATTACGTATCTCCAGCTCCTGCATACGGTGATGCGCCTAAATTGAAGCCTGCGCCACCATACATGCACAATACCCCTCCTACAACACGCGCCGACTAA
- a CDS encoding DUF3231 family protein, which yields MGILSGNQQNEPMHYGEIFSAWTHLAGMKSTISTYQIYENHCGDDDLLSIINTLIGLARQEEKQLETLLKENGIGLPPSPPERPKASMDDIPAGAKFNDPEIAMAISSDLAAGLIADSKAMGQSTREDIAMMYGQFHTAKAQEAGKLLRLNKEKGWLVVPPLHEKPRELQMN from the coding sequence ATGGGGATATTAAGCGGAAATCAACAGAACGAACCTATGCATTATGGGGAAATTTTTAGTGCTTGGACACATTTAGCTGGTATGAAATCAACCATTTCCACCTATCAAATTTACGAAAACCATTGTGGAGATGACGACTTGCTCTCGATTATTAATACTCTAATTGGTTTAGCACGTCAAGAAGAAAAACAGTTAGAAACGTTGTTAAAAGAAAATGGTATTGGCTTACCACCAAGCCCTCCGGAACGCCCTAAAGCGTCCATGGATGATATTCCAGCTGGGGCAAAATTTAATGACCCAGAAATAGCCATGGCTATTTCCTCTGACCTAGCCGCTGGGCTCATTGCGGATAGTAAAGCGATGGGCCAAAGTACACGTGAAGACATTGCGATGATGTATGGCCAATTCCATACTGCAAAAGCGCAAGAAGCAGGCAAGTTACTAAGGCTAAACAAAGAAAAAGGTTGGCTCGTGGTACCACCACTCCATGAAAAACCAAGAGAGCTTCAAATGAATTAA
- a CDS encoding spore coat protein, which yields MNQEVHYSGKEKKRKWSALDPDCCHPAHRTDTNLQSAEQVNKTLQSSEEYIFIKDSCDITVSTTDTKAAISLQAALQAAIALVINISIADSSQAERVTQDLLQTAKTKQMTFQKTVVENSRKVDVKTTDTQIAINLQVLLQILLALIVNLNIL from the coding sequence ATGAATCAGGAAGTCCATTATTCAGGAAAAGAGAAAAAAAGGAAATGGTCAGCACTAGATCCGGACTGCTGCCATCCGGCCCATCGGACCGACACAAACTTACAAAGTGCAGAACAAGTAAATAAAACGTTACAATCATCTGAAGAGTATATCTTCATTAAAGATTCATGTGATATTACAGTGTCAACAACAGATACGAAAGCGGCGATTTCTTTACAAGCAGCTTTACAGGCGGCGATCGCCTTAGTGATTAACATTTCAATCGCTGATAGTAGTCAGGCAGAGCGGGTGACTCAAGATTTACTCCAAACGGCTAAAACCAAGCAAATGACATTCCAAAAAACGGTCGTTGAAAATTCAAGAAAAGTGGATGTGAAAACAACAGATACTCAAATAGCTATTAATTTGCAGGTGCTTTTGCAAATTTTGCTTGCTCTTATTGTCAATTTGAATATCTTGTAA
- a CDS encoding bifunctional precorrin-2 dehydrogenase/sirohydrochlorin ferrochelatase → MNDAIPSMICLAGRRCIVIGGGAVASRHVKRLIKAKADVIVISPDLSPFLTSKKDVLTFHKRPFRPGDTAGAFVVIAATNQSQLNELIFEEAVTHVPLINIASNQTLSNFFFPKVVKRGPLQLAVSTSGASPFLTKKIANELEHQYGQEYGDYLIKLGELRQRILDSDFTAEKKKQLLRQLTDQTFLNAFRTHDQDGINEFIEKLNL, encoded by the coding sequence ATGAATGACGCCATACCAAGTATGATTTGTTTAGCCGGTAGACGCTGCATTGTCATAGGTGGCGGGGCGGTAGCATCCCGACATGTGAAAAGACTAATAAAAGCAAAAGCTGATGTCATCGTTATTAGTCCAGACCTGTCACCTTTTCTTACTTCTAAAAAGGACGTCTTGACGTTTCATAAACGTCCCTTCAGGCCTGGGGATACAGCCGGTGCTTTTGTCGTTATTGCAGCTACCAATCAGTCACAGTTAAATGAGCTTATTTTTGAAGAAGCAGTCACACATGTCCCGTTAATAAACATTGCTAGCAACCAAACATTAAGTAATTTTTTCTTTCCAAAAGTGGTGAAACGTGGGCCTTTGCAACTAGCCGTATCAACGTCTGGAGCAAGCCCCTTTCTTACAAAAAAAATCGCAAATGAGCTGGAACATCAGTATGGACAGGAATATGGCGATTACTTAATCAAATTAGGCGAATTACGTCAACGCATTCTTGATTCCGACTTTACAGCAGAAAAGAAAAAACAGTTATTAAGGCAACTAACGGATCAAACATTTCTCAATGCTTTCCGTACCCATGATCAAGATGGTATTAATGAGTTTATAGAAAAGTTAAACCTTTAG
- a CDS encoding sirohydrochlorin chelatase: protein MTKQKGILVIAHGSRNNKWVNLIEESVAQVETSLPIEIGYLELVEGKSIPDGVQKLESEGVEDIYVIPYFVCSGSTHLEEIKYALGLIKKSRVDTDLPLIKPQATIIWGDPMDDHPLIMDLVADRVSSLSNDAAKESLFLVAHGSDQQDFQPIWQATLERMCSHLKETLGFVHAGYGTILPDMVTQSAQKLSTDTDSHIVAVPLFLSEGFYTTTKIPEKLNEAHVSYSYNGKTYLPHSLINDWLQRKVKQYE, encoded by the coding sequence ATGACTAAACAAAAAGGGATTCTTGTGATTGCGCACGGCTCTCGGAATAACAAATGGGTTAACTTAATTGAGGAAAGTGTAGCACAGGTCGAAACATCCTTGCCAATAGAAATAGGGTACCTTGAACTGGTTGAAGGGAAGAGTATTCCTGATGGCGTGCAAAAACTGGAATCCGAAGGTGTTGAAGACATTTATGTTATCCCTTACTTCGTTTGCTCTGGCAGCACTCATCTTGAAGAAATCAAGTATGCCCTCGGTCTAATAAAAAAATCAAGGGTAGACACTGACTTACCTCTAATCAAACCTCAAGCAACGATCATTTGGGGTGACCCGATGGATGATCATCCGCTTATAATGGATCTAGTTGCAGATAGAGTGTCATCACTATCGAACGATGCGGCAAAAGAAAGCTTATTCCTTGTAGCTCACGGCAGTGACCAACAAGACTTTCAACCTATTTGGCAAGCTACCTTAGAGCGTATGTGTAGCCACCTAAAAGAAACACTGGGCTTTGTCCATGCCGGATATGGAACGATTCTCCCAGACATGGTTACACAGTCTGCCCAAAAATTAAGTACGGATACAGATTCCCACATAGTAGCTGTCCCTTTATTTTTAAGTGAAGGGTTCTATACGACAACTAAAATTCCCGAAAAACTTAACGAAGCACACGTTAGCTATTCATATAATGGAAAAACATACCTCCCTCACTCACTTATTAATGACTGGTTACAACGTAAGGTGAAGCAATATGAATGA
- the cobA gene encoding uroporphyrinogen-III C-methyltransferase, producing the protein MTTNKGTVYFIGAGPGDPELITVKAVRILRQADVIVYDRLVNKALLEDTKPLVELIYCGKLPNQHIIPQEQINEILVQHALKGKLVVRLKGGDPSIFGRVGEEAEWCVNHGIRYEIIPGITSGISAPLYAGIPLTHRDFSSSCAFITGHKRTDKGGPDIQWEKLATSVDTLVFYMGVGNMALIQEQLLRHGRSKHTAVALIRWGTTTSQETLTGTLENIADRVLQANFRSPAIIVVGDVVKLREKLAWFENDASDYFQIAK; encoded by the coding sequence GTGACGACTAATAAAGGCACTGTTTATTTCATCGGAGCGGGTCCTGGCGACCCTGAACTCATCACTGTTAAAGCTGTTAGAATACTGCGTCAAGCAGATGTCATTGTCTATGACCGTCTCGTAAATAAAGCACTTCTCGAAGATACAAAACCGCTCGTAGAGTTGATTTATTGTGGCAAACTGCCTAATCAACACATCATCCCACAAGAACAGATAAACGAGATTCTTGTCCAACATGCGCTAAAAGGGAAGCTGGTCGTCAGATTAAAAGGCGGAGATCCCAGTATTTTCGGGCGCGTGGGGGAAGAAGCAGAATGGTGTGTGAATCACGGTATACGTTATGAGATTATCCCAGGTATTACGTCTGGGATATCAGCTCCACTCTATGCTGGCATTCCTCTAACCCACCGGGACTTTAGCTCGTCATGTGCCTTTATTACAGGGCATAAGCGAACAGATAAAGGAGGCCCTGATATCCAGTGGGAAAAGCTTGCCACATCTGTTGATACGCTCGTTTTCTACATGGGAGTGGGGAACATGGCTCTTATTCAGGAGCAACTCCTCCGTCACGGGCGTTCAAAACACACAGCTGTGGCTCTCATCCGTTGGGGGACGACAACATCACAAGAAACCTTAACTGGCACGCTCGAAAACATTGCAGACCGTGTTTTGCAAGCAAACTTCCGATCTCCCGCTATTATTGTCGTCGGAGACGTGGTAAAGTTAAGGGAAAAACTAGCTTGGTTTGAAAATGATGCGAGCGATTATTTTCAAATAGCCAAATAA
- a CDS encoding anthranilate phosphoribosyltransferase, with product MKQWIKEVAKGKKRARDLTFDEASQAAQSIIDGEATDIQVAAFLIAQRLKNESPDELAAFVTQFRQAASLIPISPDKRRQLIDFSGPYDGRKTFAATIPSALLMAAEGMPVFLHSSDTLPPKYGSSLKSILAELGVASDHDATSIGQSIDKHCIGFAHTEQLCQPLANIRHIREEIGVRSFINMAEKLLNLSNAPSVMLGIFHKTVLDTNVDNLRRLNFQKSFIVQGAEGSEDLPIHRKSFIYEITKDAVISRDLDPADYHLSCRKDPDKEILTLQEQKQLIEAILGGETSEKLTYYRNQVIFNTAARYYLFGKTRSLADGMDLTISQLNNGSGLLQLQKWKSFMKN from the coding sequence ATGAAACAGTGGATCAAGGAAGTAGCGAAAGGAAAGAAAAGAGCACGAGACTTAACGTTTGATGAAGCATCTCAAGCAGCACAAAGTATCATTGACGGAGAGGCAACAGATATTCAAGTTGCAGCTTTCCTGATTGCTCAGCGCTTGAAAAACGAGTCGCCTGACGAATTAGCAGCGTTTGTTACCCAATTTCGCCAGGCGGCCTCACTCATACCTATATCACCAGATAAACGCCGTCAGCTTATTGATTTCTCGGGTCCATATGACGGACGAAAAACATTCGCTGCTACCATCCCATCTGCGTTGCTTATGGCAGCAGAAGGAATGCCTGTTTTTTTACACAGCAGTGACACGTTACCGCCGAAATACGGCTCTTCATTAAAGAGTATTTTAGCCGAACTCGGTGTTGCCTCTGATCACGATGCAACATCTATAGGACAATCAATTGATAAGCATTGTATAGGCTTTGCTCATACTGAGCAATTATGTCAGCCACTAGCTAACATTCGTCACATTAGAGAAGAAATCGGTGTACGATCCTTTATCAACATGGCCGAAAAATTACTCAATCTTTCTAACGCTCCTTCAGTCATGCTTGGTATCTTTCACAAAACGGTGCTTGATACAAACGTTGATAACTTAAGGCGACTGAATTTTCAAAAATCATTTATTGTACAAGGGGCTGAAGGATCCGAAGACTTACCGATTCACAGAAAAAGCTTCATCTATGAAATCACGAAAGACGCGGTCATATCCCGAGACTTAGATCCTGCTGACTACCACCTGTCATGTCGGAAAGACCCAGATAAAGAAATACTGACACTTCAGGAACAAAAACAGCTTATTGAAGCGATTCTTGGTGGGGAAACGTCAGAAAAACTTACGTATTATCGCAACCAAGTAATTTTCAATACTGCTGCCCGTTACTACTTGTTTGGGAAAACCCGTTCACTAGCTGACGGCATGGATCTCACCATATCACAATTAAACAACGGCAGCGGACTACTTCAATTACAGAAGTGGAAGTCATTTATGAAAAATTAG
- a CDS encoding molybdopterin oxidoreductase family protein has protein sequence MDDFLKHFRSKRLEESQETLMQTQCPYCSVQCSMTLIEEAFMTTKQFKAKPNKQDTTSGGRMCIKGANAHQHVYHKERITSPLLKMDGEFVPVSWELAIEYIAEQFHYLQTQGGHDAIGVYGGGSLTNEEAYLLGKFARVALKTKHIDYNGRFCMSAAAAASNAAFGLDRGLTNSLSEIPHTNVIILAGTNIADCQPTIVPYFRQAKKNGAYIIVIDPRETATAKLADLHLKVRPGTDSILANGLLKVIKQEGYIDDTFIKSRTNGFENLNTHLDSFTLDDVSAITGVPTKDIIEAGRQYGIAKDGFIFTARGVEQHANGSDTVKQFINLVLATGKIGRHASGFGSITGQGNGQGGREHGQKADQLPGYRSIENDTDRKIIASVWHIDEKALPRKGVSAYEMIEKMADEEITGLFIMGSNPIVSNPNAILAKQALQKLKFLVVVDMFISETAQLADLILPSSSYLEDEGTMTNLEGKVTLRKGERPPPKGVKHDWEILCSLAKALNKEKDFDFASPSHIFDELRLASRGGKADYFGISYKRLSQEALAWPCPDEEHSGTPRLFETRFAHSDGKAIFSPLGRIPDGCGAPPEYPLLLTTGRVMAHYLTGVQTRRSPDLLKKSPEPLVEMHPETAARYHIQHDELIHLYSAQGSVIMRACLTDKIRKDTLFAPFHWGGSQAINRLVAPFLDPVCQMPAFKLTYAGMKPLTEKVESQDTGGLNYETVDQGSSERKEKSTRLNV, from the coding sequence ATGGATGATTTCCTAAAACACTTTCGTTCAAAGCGATTAGAAGAAAGCCAAGAAACGCTTATGCAAACACAGTGTCCTTATTGCAGTGTCCAATGCTCAATGACACTGATTGAAGAAGCGTTCATGACAACGAAACAATTCAAAGCGAAACCGAATAAGCAAGATACCACTTCTGGTGGACGAATGTGTATAAAAGGGGCTAACGCTCATCAGCACGTTTACCATAAAGAACGCATCACTTCCCCACTTTTAAAAATGGACGGTGAATTCGTTCCTGTCTCTTGGGAGTTAGCTATTGAATATATTGCAGAGCAATTTCATTATCTTCAAACACAAGGCGGGCACGATGCTATCGGTGTTTACGGTGGCGGCTCTTTAACAAATGAAGAAGCTTATTTGCTCGGAAAGTTTGCAAGAGTGGCTTTGAAAACCAAGCACATTGATTATAACGGACGCTTTTGTATGAGTGCGGCTGCGGCGGCTTCAAATGCTGCATTCGGACTTGACCGGGGATTGACTAACAGTTTAAGCGAGATACCTCACACCAATGTGATTATTCTGGCTGGGACTAATATTGCAGACTGTCAGCCAACAATCGTGCCCTATTTTCGCCAGGCAAAAAAAAATGGCGCCTATATCATTGTTATCGACCCGCGTGAAACAGCTACCGCCAAATTGGCAGACCTTCATTTAAAAGTAAGACCAGGAACAGATAGCATCTTAGCCAATGGATTATTAAAAGTGATTAAACAAGAAGGCTATATAGATGATACGTTCATAAAGTCAAGGACAAACGGGTTTGAAAACTTAAATACTCACCTCGATTCATTCACGCTAGATGATGTTTCGGCCATAACAGGCGTTCCTACTAAAGACATTATAGAAGCAGGTAGGCAGTATGGTATCGCTAAGGATGGATTTATTTTCACAGCACGTGGGGTTGAACAACATGCTAATGGGAGTGACACAGTAAAGCAATTTATTAACCTTGTTCTAGCCACTGGAAAGATTGGGCGACATGCCAGCGGTTTCGGTTCTATTACAGGCCAAGGAAATGGCCAAGGTGGAAGAGAACATGGTCAAAAGGCGGACCAATTACCAGGCTATCGGTCAATAGAAAACGACACAGATAGAAAAATAATCGCTTCCGTATGGCATATTGATGAAAAGGCTCTCCCACGAAAGGGTGTTTCAGCCTATGAAATGATTGAAAAAATGGCGGACGAGGAGATAACTGGCCTATTTATTATGGGGTCTAACCCTATCGTCTCTAATCCAAACGCGATTTTAGCAAAGCAAGCCCTCCAAAAACTAAAATTTTTAGTTGTGGTGGATATGTTTATTTCTGAAACAGCTCAATTAGCTGATCTTATCCTTCCTTCTTCCTCATACCTTGAAGATGAAGGTACGATGACAAATCTTGAAGGCAAAGTCACCCTTAGAAAAGGGGAACGCCCACCTCCGAAAGGGGTCAAACATGATTGGGAGATCCTATGTAGTCTCGCTAAAGCATTAAATAAAGAAAAAGACTTTGATTTTGCGTCACCCAGTCACATATTTGATGAGTTACGTTTAGCATCCCGAGGAGGCAAGGCTGATTACTTCGGAATTTCTTATAAACGACTTTCACAAGAAGCGCTCGCTTGGCCTTGTCCCGATGAAGAGCACAGTGGTACACCACGACTATTTGAGACTCGCTTTGCCCACAGTGATGGAAAAGCCATCTTTTCACCATTAGGCAGAATACCCGACGGCTGTGGGGCCCCTCCTGAATACCCGCTTCTATTGACAACAGGGCGGGTCATGGCACACTATTTAACTGGGGTCCAAACACGCCGAAGCCCAGACCTGTTAAAAAAATCACCTGAGCCATTAGTTGAGATGCATCCAGAAACAGCAGCGCGCTATCATATTCAGCACGATGAACTCATCCATCTCTATTCAGCTCAAGGCTCCGTGATAATGAGGGCATGCTTAACAGATAAGATTCGCAAAGATACACTATTTGCCCCTTTCCACTGGGGCGGATCGCAAGCCATCAACCGTCTTGTGGCACCGTTTTTGGACCCTGTATGCCAAATGCCTGCGTTTAAATTAACTTATGCCGGCATGAAACCACTAACGGAAAAGGTAGAATCTCAAGACACTGGAGGGCTTAATTATGAAACAGTGGATCAAGGAAGTAGCGAAAGGAAAGAAAAGAGCACGAGACTTAACGTTTGA
- the nirD gene encoding nitrite reductase small subunit NirD, giving the protein MKQTIASQLTKLCNLEELPLQVGKNIVVGDHDLAVFRLRNGQVKTVENKCPHKQGPLAEGMVSGEYVFCPLHDWKIDLTTGDVQKPDDGCVRSYPVKVIDGEVYIEL; this is encoded by the coding sequence ATGAAACAAACGATTGCATCTCAACTCACAAAACTGTGTAACCTTGAGGAGCTACCCCTTCAAGTTGGAAAAAACATCGTTGTCGGTGATCATGACCTGGCCGTTTTCCGATTACGCAACGGCCAGGTAAAAACGGTAGAAAATAAATGTCCTCATAAACAAGGCCCGTTGGCTGAGGGGATGGTCAGCGGTGAATACGTTTTTTGTCCATTGCATGATTGGAAAATAGATTTAACGACCGGAGACGTTCAAAAGCCTGATGATGGGTGTGTTCGTTCCTATCCTGTAAAAGTTATTGATGGTGAGGTCTATATTGAATTGTGA
- a CDS encoding NarK family nitrate/nitrite MFS transporter: MKMLHLTWIAFFVSFFTWFNMAPLATTMMESSNWLTPEHLGALAIINVALTIPARIVIGMLLDRFGPRLVYSGLLILMSIPTFLFAFGDSWTQLMISRLLLSSIGASFVVGIRMVSEWFPPKDVGFAEGIYGGWGNFGSAVGAMILPWFALTMFGGDEGWRYAIALTGVICFIYGIIYYLFARDTPEGKAFIKPKKSGAMEVSSWKDLVLLIIWTLPLGGALAVLAWRLAGMGFISTTVLHATYTVIGLTMIYQIYKILHVNIPILRRGVPEDDKYEFKNVAALNSTYFANFGAELAIVSMLPMFFQLTFSLSPAAAGIIASSFAFINLVARPLGGVLSDRMGNRKNTMLIYMVGITIGLISMGFIDSTWPLALAIAVTIFTSIFVQGAEGATFAIIPMVKKRLTGQVAGMAGAYGNVGSTLYLTLYTFVSPQTFFFVLAGGALVSFFMCYLWLEEPDNAFAEDYYESSVDMANAIHTEPEIPLKRVAADK; the protein is encoded by the coding sequence ATGAAAATGTTGCACTTAACATGGATCGCTTTTTTTGTTTCCTTTTTCACGTGGTTTAATATGGCGCCACTAGCTACGACAATGATGGAATCAAGTAACTGGCTCACACCTGAACATCTGGGGGCTTTAGCCATTATTAACGTGGCATTAACCATTCCAGCCCGCATCGTCATTGGCATGCTACTTGATCGTTTTGGTCCCCGCCTCGTCTATTCAGGACTTTTGATTCTCATGTCGATACCTACCTTTTTATTTGCCTTTGGGGATTCGTGGACACAGCTCATGATATCACGCTTGCTATTGAGCAGTATTGGCGCGAGCTTTGTCGTAGGGATTCGTATGGTATCAGAATGGTTCCCTCCTAAAGATGTAGGGTTTGCTGAAGGTATTTACGGTGGATGGGGAAATTTTGGTTCAGCCGTAGGCGCCATGATATTACCTTGGTTTGCGTTGACCATGTTCGGTGGTGACGAGGGATGGCGTTATGCCATCGCCTTAACAGGTGTCATCTGTTTTATTTACGGCATCATTTATTATCTCTTTGCTCGAGATACACCGGAAGGAAAGGCATTTATCAAACCGAAGAAATCAGGGGCTATGGAGGTGAGCTCATGGAAAGACCTTGTGCTCCTTATCATTTGGACCCTCCCACTAGGCGGAGCCTTAGCTGTCTTAGCTTGGCGCTTAGCAGGCATGGGCTTTATTTCAACAACAGTACTTCATGCCACTTACACTGTTATTGGGCTAACAATGATTTATCAAATTTATAAGATTTTACACGTCAATATTCCTATATTACGGCGTGGTGTTCCCGAGGACGACAAATATGAATTCAAAAATGTCGCAGCATTAAATAGTACGTACTTTGCCAACTTTGGGGCAGAGTTAGCAATCGTGTCAATGCTCCCCATGTTTTTTCAATTAACGTTTTCACTGTCTCCTGCTGCAGCTGGTATTATCGCGTCGTCTTTTGCATTTATTAATTTAGTTGCCCGCCCACTTGGCGGGGTCCTGTCTGACCGAATGGGAAACAGGAAGAACACCATGCTCATTTATATGGTTGGGATCACGATCGGACTGATCTCGATGGGGTTCATCGATTCAACCTGGCCCCTTGCATTAGCCATTGCTGTCACAATTTTCACTTCCATCTTTGTACAAGGGGCAGAAGGTGCTACATTCGCCATCATTCCTATGGTTAAAAAACGCCTCACAGGTCAAGTGGCTGGCATGGCTGGCGCTTATGGGAATGTGGGTTCAACGTTATATTTAACTCTGTATACGTTCGTATCCCCTCAAACATTTTTCTTCGTTTTAGCAGGTGGCGCGTTAGTCAGCTTTTTCATGTGTTATCTATGGCTTGAAGAACCAGATAATGCTTTTGCAGAGGACTATTATGAATCGTCCGTTGATATGGCAAACGCCATTCACACTGAACCAGAAATCCCTTTGAAACGTGTAGCAGCAGATAAATAA
- a CDS encoding TetR/AcrR family transcriptional regulator: protein MSPRGFTDDEEKRIRYELMQAGREKFGTMGLRKTSIKDLTETAGIAQGSFYKFYESKELLYFRLLEQDEASINQTIYYMGALEKMDAEGFSKLLQKALRMIEERPLLRRVMVSDEYQTLVRKLPADVVERHEEKDILSFNQLFHLWKDQGVLDESLDPAMISGALRALLLASTHKREIGYDVFDASFDFLIQSLAYRIFNGTN from the coding sequence ATGTCACCACGAGGATTTACTGATGATGAAGAAAAACGCATTCGCTATGAGTTGATGCAAGCAGGCCGTGAGAAGTTTGGCACGATGGGATTAAGGAAGACAAGTATCAAAGATTTAACAGAGACAGCGGGAATTGCTCAAGGTTCGTTTTATAAGTTTTATGAATCAAAAGAGCTGTTATATTTTAGACTTCTTGAACAGGATGAGGCATCCATTAATCAGACGATCTATTATATGGGAGCTTTAGAAAAGATGGATGCAGAGGGTTTCAGTAAACTGTTACAGAAAGCGTTGAGAATGATCGAGGAACGCCCACTGCTCCGTCGTGTGATGGTCAGTGATGAGTACCAAACACTTGTGAGGAAGCTCCCGGCAGATGTGGTTGAACGGCATGAAGAGAAAGATATCCTTAGTTTTAACCAGTTATTTCATTTGTGGAAAGATCAAGGTGTTTTGGACGAAAGTCTAGATCCAGCTATGATAAGTGGAGCTTTAAGAGCGCTGCTGCTTGCTTCAACACATAAAAGAGAAATTGGCTATGACGTATTTGATGCCAGCTTTGATTTTCTTATTCAATCGTTAGCCTATCGCATATTTAATGGTACGAACTAA
- a CDS encoding bifunctional 2-polyprenyl-6-hydroxyphenol methylase/3-demethylubiquinol 3-O-methyltransferase UbiG has translation MDFYKLLSKYYDDIFQTKEKAVTFIEDVFSSKGGKLLDLAAGTGAEAVALAKKGYDVTAVDISPLMVEKMQEKATVHDVALTAFESDMCQLDDAVLSQQDGVYCIGNSFVHLPNSEAMTRCLNSVYHLLKRGGAFIVQIVNYDRIFKHEITKLPVIKNEVKGLLFERFYTFNQEDISFQMRLTVTNDGDKAAIYERETRLMPLMKDDFMSIIQNSFFQQAEFYGTFSGEALTSDSPALIAVMRKN, from the coding sequence ATGGATTTTTATAAACTATTAAGTAAATACTACGATGATATTTTTCAAACAAAAGAGAAAGCCGTCACGTTTATTGAGGACGTTTTCTCGTCAAAAGGTGGAAAACTACTAGACTTAGCAGCAGGTACTGGAGCAGAAGCTGTGGCTTTAGCAAAGAAAGGATATGACGTAACAGCCGTAGATATAAGCCCATTAATGGTGGAAAAAATGCAAGAAAAAGCGACCGTGCATGATGTTGCCTTAACGGCATTTGAATCAGATATGTGCCAGTTGGATGACGCTGTATTGTCTCAACAAGATGGTGTTTATTGTATAGGTAATTCATTTGTTCATCTCCCTAATAGCGAGGCGATGACGAGGTGTCTTAATTCCGTGTATCACCTATTGAAAAGAGGTGGCGCGTTCATCGTACAGATCGTTAACTACGACCGAATTTTTAAACACGAGATTACGAAGCTGCCTGTCATTAAAAATGAGGTCAAAGGTCTTTTGTTTGAAAGGTTTTATACGTTTAATCAAGAAGATATCTCTTTTCAAATGAGGTTGACTGTGACTAATGACGGTGACAAAGCAGCCATTTATGAACGAGAAACGAGGTTGATGCCCCTTATGAAAGACGATTTTATGTCGATTATTCAGAATTCCTTCTTTCAACAGGCAGAATTTTATGGAACGTTTTCAGGTGAGGCGCTAACGAGTGACTCACCAGCACTTATTGCCGTTATGAGAAAGAACTAA